A single region of the Sulfurospirillum arsenophilum NBRC 109478 genome encodes:
- a CDS encoding response regulator transcription factor has product MKILVLEDNERLANVIKSVLIKEGYQVDLFMDGEKALDALNHGYHCFILDINVPSIDGLSILETIRIYHKEIPAIIISSNHDLEKIQASYEIGCDDYLKKPFFIYELVQKVKKLCHKPSSTIALWIGYTYDYVNHRLFDPNMEEIKLAKKEGMFLDLFIKDRHRVITFSELEEYVWEGEETSVLNMRALIKRLRKKLPEGAIEMIKEVGYRLGEL; this is encoded by the coding sequence ATGAAAATATTGGTTCTTGAAGATAACGAACGCTTAGCCAATGTCATTAAAAGTGTCCTCATTAAAGAGGGCTATCAGGTCGATCTGTTTATGGATGGTGAAAAAGCACTCGATGCGCTTAATCATGGCTACCACTGCTTTATTTTAGATATTAATGTCCCGTCCATCGATGGACTCTCTATCCTTGAGACGATTCGTATCTACCACAAAGAGATTCCTGCCATCATCATCAGCTCCAACCATGATCTGGAAAAAATCCAAGCCTCTTATGAGATCGGCTGTGATGACTACCTCAAAAAGCCTTTCTTCATCTACGAATTGGTACAAAAAGTGAAAAAACTCTGCCATAAGCCTTCTTCTACGATCGCTTTGTGGATTGGCTATACCTATGACTATGTCAACCACCGTTTGTTTGATCCGAATATGGAAGAGATCAAACTGGCTAAAAAAGAGGGAATGTTTTTAGACCTTTTTATCAAAGATCGTCACCGAGTTATCACCTTTAGCGAACTCGAAGAGTATGTCTGGGAAGGCGAAGAAACAAGTGTTTTAAATATGCGAGCATTGATTAAGCGTTTGCGTAAAAAGCTTCCTGAAGGCGCTATAGAGATGATTAAAGAAGTAGGTTATCGCTTAGGGGAACTCTAG
- a CDS encoding sensor histidine kinase, with protein MKKFILFFSVLLLLSQSSLFAHDKKILIINSYHKGFQWSDDVLAGMEEVFYNHPEITTNILYMDSKRVSSEEYYAKLRELYKLQLKNQKYDLIVAVDKFAYDFLIKYYHELFTDETILFTGLEQFNPEDVQKEGLDDRIYGILEKRAIPETIPMISHMMPNLKKLYIVNDASANGDDSEPFIREAMQEHNDKFEIEYIRSSTLEELDELFSKPNKDEAVFFIRFYNDKYGNLYKNSQIASMIQKSALPVFITDTLFIGKGGIGGKLIPIQEVGVKTGNMVIDVLDKKIPPLHVETFIEYHYQFDVQKIKQFEVYPNASVKEFELVNAPLTFFDKHRKFIDAVFLISPFLLFLILGLIHNIYMRIRSEKELKAIELQKNKHQQFIIQQSKLAEIGEIFSSIAHQWKNPLVEIATITQEHFYSFENVENEQNNQYVHDIMVQVQYMTDTINDFQKFIMPSTTKTVFDVSDAIETMMKIINHNIKYNYIDVKIDVSHATNLMVSGYKNEFMQTLLNIVNNAKEQIKEARDAKQIKRGLINILIYNHAKNVIIEIHDNAGGIPIECIPNIFDAYFTTKEHGHGIGLYMSKLIIEDKMGGKIQAHNANDGACFTITLGNIT; from the coding sequence ATGAAAAAATTCATACTATTTTTTTCTGTTCTTCTTTTACTGAGTCAATCCTCTCTCTTTGCCCACGATAAAAAAATCCTCATCATCAACTCCTATCATAAAGGCTTCCAATGGAGCGATGACGTCCTTGCTGGTATGGAAGAGGTCTTTTACAATCATCCAGAAATTACAACGAATATTCTGTACATGGACTCCAAACGCGTGAGTTCTGAAGAGTACTACGCAAAACTAAGAGAGCTTTATAAACTCCAACTCAAAAATCAAAAATACGATCTTATCGTTGCTGTTGATAAATTTGCCTATGATTTTCTCATCAAATATTACCATGAACTTTTTACCGATGAGACTATTTTATTTACAGGACTGGAGCAATTTAACCCTGAAGATGTACAAAAAGAGGGGTTAGATGACCGTATTTATGGCATTTTAGAAAAACGTGCTATTCCTGAAACAATTCCCATGATCTCACATATGATGCCAAATCTTAAAAAACTCTACATCGTCAATGATGCCAGTGCCAATGGTGATGACAGTGAGCCTTTTATTCGAGAAGCGATGCAAGAACACAACGATAAATTTGAAATCGAATATATCCGCTCTTCCACGCTTGAAGAACTAGATGAACTCTTTTCCAAGCCAAATAAAGATGAGGCAGTCTTTTTTATCCGTTTTTACAATGATAAATATGGCAATCTTTATAAAAACAGTCAAATCGCTTCCATGATTCAAAAAAGCGCTTTGCCTGTTTTTATTACCGATACGCTTTTCATCGGTAAAGGAGGCATTGGTGGTAAACTGATTCCCATTCAAGAAGTAGGCGTTAAAACGGGAAATATGGTCATTGATGTACTGGATAAAAAAATTCCACCTTTACATGTAGAGACATTTATAGAGTATCACTACCAATTCGATGTCCAAAAAATTAAGCAGTTTGAGGTCTACCCCAACGCGAGTGTCAAAGAGTTTGAACTCGTCAATGCCCCTCTTACTTTTTTTGATAAGCACCGAAAATTCATTGATGCTGTTTTTTTGATCTCTCCTTTTTTACTCTTTCTTATTTTAGGGCTTATCCACAATATCTATATGCGTATACGCAGCGAAAAAGAACTCAAAGCGATTGAGCTTCAAAAAAACAAACATCAGCAGTTCATCATTCAACAATCTAAACTCGCTGAAATTGGTGAAATTTTCTCATCCATCGCACACCAATGGAAAAACCCACTGGTTGAGATCGCCACCATTACGCAAGAGCATTTTTATAGCTTTGAGAATGTCGAGAATGAGCAAAACAACCAATATGTACATGATATTATGGTACAAGTACAGTATATGACCGACACCATCAATGACTTTCAAAAGTTTATTATGCCTTCTACGACTAAAACGGTTTTTGATGTAAGTGATGCGATTGAGACGATGATGAAAATCATCAACCATAACATCAAATACAACTATATTGATGTGAAAATTGATGTCAGCCATGCAACCAATCTGATGGTGAGTGGCTATAAAAATGAATTTATGCAAACGCTGCTGAACATTGTCAACAATGCCAAAGAGCAAATTAAAGAAGCGAGAGATGCAAAACAGATTAAACGTGGCTTGATCAATATTCTTATTTACAATCATGCAAAAAATGTTATTATAGAGATTCATGATAATGCAGGCGGCATTCCAATTGAATGTATACCTAACATTTTTGACGCCTACTTTACGACCAAAGAGCATGGACATGGCATTGGTCTTTATATGTCTAAACTTATCATTGAAGATAAAATGGGCGGAAAAATTCAAGCGCACAATGCCAACGATGGTGCTTGTTTTACTATCACACTAGGAAATATAACATGA
- the ccsA gene encoding cytochrome c biogenesis protein CcsA: MKYLSLLGKHFFSYPFILFMLFVLGLGAGVATFIESAYDTQSAKVLIYDAIWYEGVMLLLTLSLIGIVYKNKMWKKFGAFVLHLAFVAILIGAALTRYFGYEGVIHIREGLSENEMLSVQPYFQIRTEKELFEYPLALAQLGNNAFSYSEMIDGKLLHVNYKSFRAGSKGELSSLMVEATYDTKIKTVKIEGGAGWIEPPTLLRFDDVEIALSWGSKVVELPFSFKLLRFELERYPGSKSPSSYASEIEVLDKAEERALPYRIFMNHPLHYKGYTFFQSSYDTDEKGTILEVNKDPGKWPTYFGYFLLCVGFVGNFFTKGSRFLKLRAFLQKSALALILPLMFSTTLPLKADTPDSLELFRKNSYEHANGAFSALLVQDYAGRIKPISTEAVEIVHKIAGKSSLFGLTPEQMILGMSSNAALWQELPIIKLSNASIKKVLGLAPETEYVSFASMFDNEGYYKLAKQVSAANQKAGSKRDTFDNDVIKFDEKLNIAYLTLKGVFFKFIPIPNDATHTWITPNDAFNHPMVSREVKSTLNEYFVALQEGVSNNHWENANKALSDLKENQRILSAEIMPSETRVRAEVLYNHMGLFQKLVGFYFLLGFGAFVLAVFSIFTCKRYLSLEKGVLSLFIAGFIVHSFGLALRWYISGHAPWSDSYESMVYIGWSAGFAGIMVFRKSILSLAAAAILAAIVMLVAHMSFVNPQITNLVPVLKSYWLSIHVSVITASYGFLGMGALLGLMALVLMMLKNKKNATLMNDQIRHLVAINEISLIIGLCMLTIGNFFGGIWANESWGRYWGWDPKETWSFVSIIVYALILHLRFIPKLNSVYVFSIASLLGYSSIMMTYFGVNFYLTGMHSYAATGESPAVPSFVYYTLVCVFGLCALAYKGRDVKTI, translated from the coding sequence CTTTTGTTCTTCACTTAGCTTTTGTAGCGATTCTTATCGGCGCAGCGCTTACGCGTTACTTTGGATATGAGGGAGTGATTCACATCAGGGAAGGGTTAAGCGAAAATGAGATGCTCAGTGTTCAGCCTTATTTTCAAATTAGAACCGAAAAAGAGCTGTTTGAATACCCACTTGCGTTAGCACAACTTGGCAATAACGCCTTTTCGTATAGCGAAATGATCGATGGAAAACTCTTACATGTAAACTACAAAAGCTTTCGCGCAGGCTCCAAAGGCGAGCTAAGTTCATTGATGGTGGAAGCAACCTACGATACTAAAATAAAAACGGTTAAAATAGAAGGTGGTGCTGGCTGGATTGAGCCACCAACTTTGCTTCGTTTTGATGATGTTGAAATAGCCCTCTCATGGGGTTCAAAAGTGGTTGAATTGCCATTTTCGTTTAAACTGCTTCGTTTTGAATTAGAACGCTACCCCGGCTCTAAAAGTCCTTCTTCGTACGCCAGTGAGATCGAAGTTCTTGACAAGGCTGAAGAGCGAGCCTTGCCATACCGCATTTTTATGAACCACCCTTTGCATTATAAAGGGTACACCTTTTTTCAATCTTCCTATGATACAGACGAGAAAGGAACGATTTTGGAAGTGAACAAAGATCCTGGCAAATGGCCAACTTATTTTGGGTATTTTCTACTGTGTGTTGGCTTTGTGGGCAACTTTTTTACCAAAGGAAGCAGGTTTTTAAAACTTCGAGCCTTTTTGCAAAAAAGCGCTTTAGCACTTATTTTACCATTAATGTTTAGTACAACCTTACCGTTAAAAGCGGACACGCCAGACTCACTTGAGTTGTTTCGTAAGAACTCTTATGAGCATGCCAATGGTGCATTTAGTGCTTTATTGGTGCAAGATTATGCTGGGCGTATCAAGCCTATTAGTACCGAAGCCGTTGAAATTGTTCATAAAATAGCTGGAAAAAGTTCCCTATTTGGTCTGACTCCTGAGCAAATGATCTTGGGTATGAGCTCCAATGCTGCGCTTTGGCAGGAACTTCCTATCATTAAACTCTCCAACGCGAGCATTAAAAAAGTGTTAGGTTTAGCACCTGAAACCGAGTATGTGAGTTTCGCTTCCATGTTCGATAACGAGGGCTACTACAAACTGGCAAAACAAGTCAGTGCCGCCAATCAAAAAGCTGGGTCCAAACGCGATACCTTTGATAATGATGTGATTAAATTCGATGAAAAACTCAACATCGCGTACCTCACGCTCAAAGGAGTCTTTTTTAAATTTATTCCGATTCCAAACGATGCAACGCACACGTGGATCACTCCCAACGATGCATTTAACCATCCAATGGTGAGTCGTGAAGTTAAAAGTACACTCAACGAATACTTTGTAGCGCTTCAAGAGGGTGTTTCAAACAACCACTGGGAAAACGCCAACAAAGCACTTTCCGACCTTAAAGAGAATCAACGCATCCTAAGCGCTGAGATCATGCCAAGCGAGACACGCGTGCGGGCTGAAGTGCTTTACAATCACATGGGGTTGTTTCAAAAACTCGTTGGATTTTACTTCTTACTTGGGTTTGGTGCATTCGTTCTCGCGGTCTTTTCCATCTTTACATGTAAACGCTACCTAAGCCTTGAAAAAGGTGTTTTGTCTCTTTTTATCGCAGGGTTTATCGTACACAGTTTTGGATTAGCCCTTAGGTGGTACATCTCAGGGCATGCGCCTTGGAGTGATTCGTACGAGTCAATGGTTTACATTGGTTGGTCTGCTGGTTTTGCGGGTATTATGGTCTTTCGCAAATCCATTCTCTCTTTAGCCGCCGCAGCCATTCTTGCTGCCATTGTGATGTTGGTGGCACACATGAGTTTTGTTAATCCACAGATTACCAATCTCGTTCCTGTCTTAAAATCGTACTGGCTGAGTATTCATGTTTCGGTTATTACGGCAAGTTACGGCTTTTTGGGTATGGGTGCACTGCTTGGTCTTATGGCGTTGGTGCTGATGATGCTGAAAAATAAAAAGAACGCTACACTCATGAATGACCAAATCAGGCATTTGGTCGCGATCAACGAAATAAGCCTTATTATCGGGCTGTGTATGCTCACCATTGGTAACTTTTTTGGAGGCATCTGGGCGAATGAGTCGTGGGGACGTTACTGGGGTTGGGACCCTAAAGAGACATGGTCGTTTGTCTCCATCATCGTTTATGCACTCATCTTACACCTTCGGTTTATCCCTAAATTAAACTCGGTGTACGTCTTCTCAATCGCCTCACTTTTAGGGTACAGCTCGATTATGATGACCTATTTTGGGGTCAATTTTTATCTCACAGGCATGCACTCATACGCCGCAACAGGGGAAAGTCCTGCTGTTCCTAGCTTTGTCTATTACACACTTGTGTGCGTGTTTGGTCTGTGTGCCTTAGCGTACAAGGGAAGAGATGTTAAAACGATTTAG
- a CDS encoding lytic transglycosylase domain-containing protein has protein sequence MVFRLAMMLFFPLFIWAAQANQGENIWVKVGQIYGIEPRLLYSIAKVESDLDRYIVAFTASKMTPKQAQDLSVFLKQKGIESKQYSQVIAIKSKNKYEASHVVHFLYTNNYPRFDMGIMQINSIHKPLLDKANISLYDLFEPKINIQVGAYILATCFAKHKNNKDAINAYNGKINDNPYSAKVFKEFQKLYSSYQKDKTKLYYRDPS, from the coding sequence ATGGTATTTCGTTTGGCTATGATGTTATTTTTTCCTCTTTTTATCTGGGCAGCACAGGCAAATCAAGGTGAAAATATTTGGGTGAAAGTAGGGCAAATTTATGGCATTGAGCCGCGCCTTTTGTACTCCATTGCCAAAGTAGAAAGTGATCTTGATCGTTACATCGTAGCCTTCACAGCGAGTAAAATGACCCCAAAACAAGCGCAAGATCTCAGTGTGTTTTTGAAGCAAAAAGGGATTGAGAGTAAACAGTACTCCCAAGTCATTGCGATCAAGAGTAAAAACAAGTATGAAGCCAGCCACGTAGTGCATTTTCTTTACACCAACAATTATCCGCGTTTTGACATGGGCATCATGCAGATTAACTCGATTCACAAGCCTCTTTTAGATAAAGCCAATATCTCGTTGTACGATCTTTTTGAGCCAAAGATCAATATTCAAGTCGGAGCTTACATCTTAGCGACCTGTTTTGCGAAGCATAAAAACAACAAAGATGCCATCAATGCTTACAATGGCAAGATCAATGATAACCCTTACTCCGCAAAAGTTTTTAAAGAGTTTCAAAAACTTTACAGTTCGTACCAAAAAGACAAAACAAAGCTTTACTATCGCGACCCTTCTTAA
- a CDS encoding SEL1-like repeat protein gives MKKELLILIACAVMAQAGFIKEGMDAKESGDHQKLVEIYDKACNEGKASGCYNLGVLYAEGTGNVAKDLAKSVKLYEKACSADFASACHNLGLLYAGGTEVKQDFAKAKEFYEKSCSQDEGCTNLGLLYANGAGVTQDYTKAAEFYKKACKNEDLMGCNNLGYLHAEGRGIAQDYKKASEYYQKACDGDLAIGCDNLGFLYAVGKGVAQDYKKSSQFYDKACKSGFEKSCNNLGILYAEGKGVGADNTKAKELFKSSCDKGLKEGCENVSLLETITK, from the coding sequence ATGAAAAAAGAACTCCTCATTTTAATAGCCTGTGCGGTTATGGCACAGGCTGGTTTTATCAAAGAGGGCATGGATGCCAAAGAGAGTGGTGATCATCAGAAATTGGTTGAGATTTACGACAAAGCGTGCAATGAAGGCAAAGCTTCTGGATGTTATAACTTGGGTGTGCTTTATGCAGAGGGCACGGGTAACGTTGCTAAAGATCTCGCTAAATCGGTCAAATTGTACGAGAAAGCATGCAGTGCTGATTTTGCCTCAGCTTGCCATAATTTGGGTCTTTTGTACGCAGGGGGCACTGAGGTAAAACAAGATTTTGCCAAAGCGAAAGAGTTTTACGAAAAATCTTGCTCGCAAGATGAAGGGTGTACCAACCTAGGGCTTTTGTATGCTAATGGCGCAGGCGTGACGCAAGACTACACCAAAGCGGCAGAGTTTTATAAAAAAGCGTGTAAAAATGAGGACTTAATGGGCTGTAATAATCTAGGGTATCTTCATGCTGAGGGACGTGGGATTGCTCAAGATTATAAAAAAGCGAGTGAATACTACCAAAAAGCGTGCGATGGCGATCTTGCCATTGGCTGTGACAATCTAGGGTTTTTATATGCCGTCGGCAAAGGGGTTGCGCAGGATTATAAAAAATCAAGCCAATTTTACGACAAAGCGTGCAAAAGTGGGTTTGAAAAGAGTTGCAACAACCTTGGCATTTTATACGCAGAGGGAAAAGGTGTTGGTGCTGACAACACCAAAGCCAAAGAGCTTTTCAAAAGCAGTTGCGATAAAGGGTTGAAAGAGGGTTGTGAAAACGTCTCGCTTTTAGAGACAATTACCAAATAA
- a CDS encoding ABC transporter ATP-binding protein: MSKIVIQNLNKLYNSGKPNAFYALKNINLSVEDGEIVILKGVSGSGKSTLLSLIGGLSKPSSGEILVNAQNIAKLPDIMSSSFRHTEIGFIFQSFNLLEGLSVYQNILAPLALTKLGKEAIHEKVSLAMQLANIEHKKDQNVGSLSGGERQRCAIARSVVMEPSIILADEPTANLDKENALIFIEILKKFKLLHKTVIIATHDTLFDDLACIDRCVQMRDGELLQ; encoded by the coding sequence ATGAGTAAAATAGTCATTCAAAATCTGAACAAGCTTTACAATTCGGGTAAACCCAACGCTTTTTACGCGCTTAAAAATATCAATTTAAGTGTCGAAGATGGTGAAATCGTAATCTTAAAAGGGGTGAGTGGCAGTGGTAAAAGTACACTTCTTTCACTCATCGGAGGGCTGAGTAAACCCAGTTCGGGCGAGATTTTGGTCAATGCGCAAAATATTGCCAAACTGCCCGATATCATGAGCTCTTCTTTTCGTCACACAGAGATAGGCTTCATCTTTCAGTCGTTCAATCTTCTAGAAGGGCTCAGTGTCTATCAAAACATTTTAGCGCCCTTGGCTTTGACGAAGCTAGGCAAAGAGGCGATCCACGAAAAAGTGAGTCTGGCGATGCAACTTGCCAACATTGAGCATAAGAAAGATCAAAACGTGGGCAGTTTAAGCGGTGGTGAGAGGCAACGTTGCGCGATTGCACGCTCTGTGGTTATGGAGCCCTCTATCATCTTAGCCGATGAGCCAACGGCAAATTTGGACAAAGAGAACGCTTTAATTTTCATCGAGATTTTGAAAAAATTTAAGCTACTGCATAAAACAGTCATCATTGCCACGCACGACACGCTGTTTGATGATCTAGCGTGCATTGACAGATGCGTACAGATGCGCGATGGTGAGCTTTTGCAATGA
- a CDS encoding nitrous oxide reductase accessory protein NosL, translated as MFLRALFIIVSLWNFSSAEMFQSVPEANATLIQSGKEKYACPNCGMHLVKFYKTSHTHENHQYCSIHCLYEGTQGVIPEGAKVVDTITLELIDVKKAFYVVGSKVRGTMSRTSSYAFGTEKDALVFVSDNGGKVMNFEAAYAVAAEDFPKDFVKPSLSAPSAKIEVPKDAKCPVCGMFVAKYPQWVAMVDGEKKFYFDGVKDMMKYSFSQKISAEKLFVSDYYKLSKLPAQKAFYVLGANVYGPMGSELIPFATQEEAQNFTRDHNGQKVLAFDEITEAMVKNL; from the coding sequence ATGTTTTTACGAGCACTTTTTATAATAGTGAGTTTATGGAATTTCTCTAGTGCCGAAATGTTCCAAAGCGTTCCAGAAGCCAATGCCACACTGATACAATCAGGTAAAGAGAAGTACGCATGCCCTAATTGTGGGATGCACTTGGTGAAGTTTTACAAAACGAGTCACACGCATGAAAACCATCAGTACTGCTCCATTCATTGCCTTTATGAAGGAACACAGGGTGTGATTCCTGAGGGTGCCAAAGTGGTTGATACGATCACACTCGAGCTGATTGATGTCAAAAAAGCATTCTATGTCGTTGGAAGTAAGGTTCGAGGTACGATGTCGCGTACCAGTAGTTATGCGTTTGGAACAGAAAAAGATGCACTTGTTTTCGTCTCTGATAATGGTGGCAAAGTGATGAATTTTGAAGCGGCGTATGCGGTTGCGGCGGAGGATTTCCCTAAAGATTTTGTCAAACCTAGCTTAAGTGCACCTTCTGCTAAAATCGAAGTGCCAAAAGACGCAAAATGTCCGGTGTGCGGTATGTTCGTCGCCAAATACCCGCAATGGGTTGCGATGGTGGATGGGGAGAAAAAGTTCTATTTTGATGGTGTCAAAGATATGATGAAGTACTCTTTTTCTCAAAAAATCAGTGCGGAGAAGCTCTTTGTGAGTGATTATTACAAACTTTCAAAACTGCCAGCGCAAAAAGCTTTTTATGTTCTAGGTGCGAATGTGTATGGGCCGATGGGCAGTGAGCTTATTCCGTTTGCAACGCAAGAAGAGGCTCAAAATTTTACACGCGATCATAATGGGCAAAAAGTGCTTGCTTTTGATGAAATCACCGAAGCGATGGTCAAAAACCTATGA
- a CDS encoding ABC transporter permease, producing MLHKNFVEYAILLLFKDRNDHLFSFLIFSFIVFILSSVLFISDSLQYDLIQSIKAQPSIVVENTRAGRAYQMHEGYVYDISKITGVSGVEGVVDGYHHFAQKRLWFHIIGDPSLTKDEMLIGQGVQKAMAELYYNDEFHFLTEERMINVKINKIAPKGTNIISNDAIYLNPNTARAVLGMEMDEYSKLYVSVPNPNEVGQVTLKIVEIYPSAKATSQADAIGAVRHVYYYKGGIFMILYVIALVSFFILLKNQISLVYGEKKKEIAILRSLGFCIKDIIALKLIQNSVVSVSAYLLGVAFAYIYVFVFNAPYLRNIFLGNELENSICLTPVVDLNLLFLIFLFGVIPFLAFVILPAWKIAISDMSEAVKS from the coding sequence ATGCTCCATAAAAACTTTGTCGAGTATGCGATTTTACTGCTCTTTAAAGATCGAAACGACCATCTTTTTAGCTTTCTTATTTTCTCGTTTATCGTCTTCATTTTAAGTTCGGTTCTTTTTATCTCCGACTCATTGCAGTACGATTTGATTCAAAGTATTAAAGCTCAGCCCTCTATTGTCGTTGAAAATACCAGAGCCGGACGAGCCTATCAGATGCACGAAGGGTATGTGTACGACATCTCCAAAATTACGGGTGTGAGCGGTGTGGAAGGCGTGGTCGATGGGTACCATCACTTTGCGCAAAAACGTCTTTGGTTTCACATCATCGGTGATCCAAGCTTGACAAAAGATGAGATGCTCATAGGTCAGGGTGTGCAAAAAGCGATGGCGGAGCTTTACTATAATGATGAGTTTCACTTCCTCACTGAAGAGCGCATGATCAATGTTAAAATTAACAAAATCGCTCCCAAGGGGACGAACATTATCTCCAACGATGCGATCTATCTTAACCCCAACACCGCGCGTGCCGTTTTAGGCATGGAGATGGATGAGTACTCAAAGCTCTATGTTTCTGTGCCAAATCCTAACGAAGTGGGGCAGGTTACACTCAAAATCGTAGAGATTTACCCCAGTGCCAAAGCGACTTCCCAAGCCGATGCCATAGGAGCTGTACGCCATGTGTACTACTACAAAGGTGGCATTTTTATGATTCTTTACGTGATTGCATTGGTCTCGTTTTTTATTCTGCTTAAAAATCAGATCAGCTTGGTCTATGGCGAAAAGAAAAAAGAGATTGCAATTTTGCGAAGCCTTGGCTTTTGCATCAAAGATATCATTGCGCTTAAATTGATTCAAAACAGTGTGGTGTCGGTGAGTGCTTATCTCTTAGGTGTAGCATTCGCGTACATATACGTTTTTGTCTTCAATGCGCCGTATCTTCGCAACATTTTCTTAGGCAATGAGCTTGAAAATAGCATCTGCCTTACTCCAGTGGTAGATCTCAATCTGCTCTTTTTGATCTTCCTTTTTGGCGTCATTCCGTTCTTAGCGTTTGTCATTTTACCCGCGTGGAAGATCGCGATCAGCGACATGAGCGAGGCGGTGAAATCATGA